The Aeoliella mucimassa genome includes the window AGTCGGGCTCTTCGCCCAGAGTCTCCAAGACTTGCCGCCAGACGCCACGCTTGCACCATCGATTGAAACGCTGAAATACCGAATTCCAAGGGCCAAAGCGAGTGGGAAGATCGCGCCACGGCGCGCCTGTGCGGGCGATCCACAACACCGCGTTCACGAACCGACGATTGCTCGCCGCGGTTCGACCGGGATCGCCGGATTTGCCAGGCAAATGGCCTCGAATCTTCAACCATTGTTCGTCTGTCAGTTCGTGCCGTCGCATCTATTCGCTCCTCCATGAGCAGGTAGGGGACGACACCGTGATACCATTTCGACAAAATCTACGCTACATAAATGTCAACACGACCTAGTGTCGCTGCTACCAGCGGGCACGCAGCCCCGATCTACTTTGTGAACGACATCGGGCTGATTAAGCAATTTTCCGGCATCGATACTGGAGCCCATCCGGTGACTGCAGGTAGCTTTGCCATCGGTGCTGGTGTGCTGGTCGCGACAGTTCCTGCCTATGGGGAATACCAGGGCTTCACCTACGCCCCCACAGGAGAAGTGATTGCCGTGAACCCAGGCGGCGACATCGTGGAATGGACCAACGTTAACGCCTGGCTTGCTAATTCGACTCCCACGACTCTAGCGGCCGATGTGTTCGCCGACAAAGGTAATGGCAATGGCCCTGCAGGCGGCAATAACGCCGGTGCCGGCACCATTCATGGACTTAGCTACGATGGGAATACCGGGGGCTACTACGTCACCCTCGAGGGCGATACCGCATACGGCGGCGATGGCGACATCCGCGAATACGCTTCGCTCGACGACCTGCTGACCAACACCGGCACCACCACCGCATCCTCCTACGGTGGCAATCTGCTGAACTTCTATTACGGCGACGAAGACGCCCCCGGCTCCGCGGCCGCACCCAACGATATTGCCGGGGCTAACTACTTCCAAATCGGTGGCAATGGAACCCTCGAAGGGCACCAGACGCTCGCCGACTATATTGCATCCCCCGGCAGCCGCACCTACGACTTACAGCCGTTCGGTGCAGGTTTGCGTGGTGGTTTTGCTGTACCCGAACCTAGCACTGCTGTTTTATCGGTGATAGCAGTTGGTGGATTGCTGTTCTTGCGACGCTACTCAACCAACGGCTAGGGCAGCGACCGATGAATCGAAAGCCGCTCCGTGGCCCCCCACGGAGCGGCTTTTCCAAACTGATAGATCGACATAGCGGCGAATAGGCACCTTAAGACGATGACCGGCAACAGAGTTCTCCTCCAATCCACATTCTGCTACCCTCGTATTCGGCCAAGCTGGTTTCTGTTGCTTAGCGTGACGATCGCAGCGACTTATTGCACGATGCTTAGCCTTGTCCAATCGGGCATCGCTTCGCAGCCGAATGTCATCGTCATCAACATCGACGACATGGGCGCTGGCGATTTCAGTGCTTATGGCAGCCAGTTCTCGTCGACTCCGAACATCGATCAACTCGCCTCTCAGGGCACTCGCTTCACCCAATTCTACGCGGGGGCTCCCATCTGCTCTCCTTCGCGGGCCGCATTGTTCACTGGTCAATACGCTGCGAGGTCGGGAATCAACTCGTTCTTGGATAGCTCGACGAGCAATCTGAACCGCGACAATGTAAACCACCTATCGCTCGAAGCCCCTTCGATGGCGGCCACGTTCCAAGACGCCGGCTACGCGACTGGTCATTTTGGTAAATGGCATCTCGGCGGAGGTCGTGACGTTGGGTACGAAACGAATCCCTCGGCCTCGACCAATGTCGCCGCACCGCGCATCGTGGAGTACGGCTACGACCAGGCCTGGACACAATTCGAGGGACTTGCGAACCGTATTGTGAACGTGGTCGACTACGGAGGAGATGCCGCCGGTGTTTCAACCCGCCCAAGCGCGTATTTCAATGGCCTTAACCAAATGAGCGACAATCTCGGCACCGGCGGTGGCATCGATGAGATTGTGTATCTCGAACGCGAATTCAACGCCAACTTCATGGTCGATCGGGCGATCGACTTTCTCGGTACCAGCAAGCAGGCCAATCCTGATCAATCGGTATTCATGAACGTGTGGTTCGACGAAGTCCATACCCCCCACGATCCCCCGCCGGCGCTCAAAGCCAAGTACGACTCCCTCTATCCCAACCTGCCGGAGGAATCTCGCAACTACCTGGCTGTTCTGGAAGCCACCGATACTCAAGTTGGTCGTTTGATCGATTACATCGATCAGCAAGGGCTCGGTGAAGAGACCCTTATCTTGGTCACAGCCGACAACGGAGCCACAGCAACCAACGTGAATAACATTGGCTCGGCTGTTCCTTCGCTCCGCGGTAGCAAAGGGGACCTGTTCGAGGGAGGTTTCCGCGAACCGTTAATCGCTCGCTGGACCGGCAACGTAGCTGCCAATCGAGTGGATAGCGAAACGGTGATGTGGCAAACCGACCTGTTCCCAACGCTCACCAGTCTGACGGGAGTCTCGCAACCAGCGGGCGTCACCTTCGATGGCGAAGACATGAGCACCGCCCTGCTGGGCGTCGCCTCGCAAACGCGTACGACTCCTCTATTCTGGAACATGAACCGAGCGAATGAAAACCGCCATGTGAATCCCGATCCAAACGGCGCCGGTGCCAATGGTCAGGAAGTGTTGGCAATTCGTTCCGGCGACTGGAAACTACTGATCAACGCCCGCGGCACTTCGCCCGAGCTTTACAACCTGGCGACCGACGCCGGCGAGACCACGAATCTGGCGACCCAGCAAGCCGGCATGACCGAGCAGCTAGCCAGCCAGGCTTTGGCCATTCGTTACTCCACTCCCTCGCGCACCCTGCCCGACGCGGTGAATGCGGTGGTTCAACTGAAAGCGGAAGACCTCGCCTCGCTTGGCAACGGGGCTTCGATCGGTTCGTGGAGCGACTCCTCGACCGGCGACTCCTTCAATGGCAGCGTGTCGCAGCCGACCGTCAACGCGCAACCAACCCTAGTACGTCTTTCCTGAAATCCATTCCGCTGCTATATGCTGCGGAATGAAAAAGCACATTGTTTGCCTGGACCACCAGGCCCGTGGAGGTTTGGAGCAGCTAGCACGCTCAGGCGCCCGCGCGGCGCAAGTGGTGCGTCGCTGCCAGATATTATTGAAATCGGACTCGGGATGCACCGACGAAGAGATCGCCGAGCATGTGGGCTGCACGACGCGCAACGTCCGAGCCGTCCGAAAGCGGTTCTGCGAAGAGGGCGTCCAGCGGGCGGTGTACGATGCGCCTCGCTCGGGCCGCCCCCCAGAGTTCACCAAGCGGCAGCAGCAACAGGTAATCGCCCTGGCGTGCAGCGAGCCGCCCGAGGGACGGGCTCGCTGGACGCTGGAATTGTTGTGCGAGCACGCGGTGAAGGAAGGCTTCGTCGATTCGCTCAGCGTGACGGAGGTCTCGCTGTGGCTCAAGGAACACGACCTGAAGCCGTGGCGAAAAAAACTTGGTGCGTGCCCAAGCTGAACGACGAGTTCTGTGAGCGGATGGAGGACGTCCTCGAGCAGTACGAGAAGCCGCTCGACCCGAACGAGCCGGTCGTCTGCCTCGACGAGCAGCCCTATCAGAGGGTCGACGACGCGCGGCCGCCCGAGCCCGCGGCACCCGGCAAGATCGCGAAGCAGGACTACGAGTACCGCCGCTGCGGAACCTGCAGCGTGTTCGTGGCGGTCGAGCCGAAGGCGGGCAAGCGATTCGTTCAGGCCAAGCGTCACCGCAAGCGAGCCGACTTCGCCCGGTTCGTCCGCGACCTCTTGAAGCGCTATCCCGACGCAGAGCGGGTTCATCTGGTGATGGACAACCTCAACACGCACAACGAGAAGTCGTTGATCGAAACCTTTGGCGAGGAGGCGGCTCGGCCAATGCTGGAGCGGATTGTGTGGCATTTTACCCCCAAGCATGCCAGTTGGCTCAACATGGCCGAGATCGAAATCTCGGCCATACAGCGACAATGCCTGGGACGTCGGTTGGCTTCGCTCGACAAGGTTCAAAGCGAACTCTCCCACTGTTCACGCGACCGCAATCGGAAGAAAATCAAAATCAATTGGACCTTCCATCGAAAAGACGCCAAACGCGTCTTCCCTGAACTCTATAGGAAATGACTTCCGGGACGACGTACTAGCCACTGGTGTGCTGAATGGCAAAGCGGTCGTACAGTTCGACGGCAACGACTCGCTCACTTCGAGCACCACGAACAGCCTTCCCTCTCCCGGCGCGGGCATCACCGTATTTGCAGTTGCCACCGGAGATGGCTCCGGCGATACCGCCGAGCGACTCGCCCAGATTGGTAACAGCAATGGCACTCTACGCCGTTAACCCTTTTCGTAGTACTGGTTTGATTTGCTTTGCTCGCAGGGCCTGTGTCTTGGTAGCAGTGAGCAGTTGTGGTACTCCTGGCGGTTTGGCTTGTTTTTTTCGTGGGTAGTTGCGGCTGGTTTTGTTTGCTCTCTTGTAGCTGTCGATGATGGCTTGGCGAAGCCTCTCGCACAGGCGTTCGTTTTTCTCCGTTGGATGCAGGTAATCACGCATCGTGCGGCGAAACGCCAACAGCAGCTTGGCGAAACTCAACTTTGCTGGTGTGATGCCTTGCTTCATCGCTTCGACCAACGCGAACAGCGACATCGCCCATAAGCCGAACAACGACCAGGTGATTTCGAGCTTGGCGTTCTCGGCTTCGCGAGAGAGGAGTTTTCGACGGTGAAAGGTCTGCTTGAGATGGCGATAGAATAGTTCGATGCCCCAGCGACGTGCATACAATGCAATCACCTGCTTGTCGCTCAATTCACGCCGAGAAAGGATATTGGTAACCAGGTAGACCGGCTGCTTGCCATCCGTAGCGACCACCAGTCGCAACACGAGCGGTTCGTTGCCACGCTTCGATTCCCGATCGGGCCATAGATAGACCGTGCCGGTCCATTCCCGTACATAACCAAGCTGTTTCAGCAACCGCACATTGGCTCCCACTCGCAGCAGGACGTGTCGGCCACTTTTGATAATCGCTTGCAGCCCTTCGTACCCCATGAATCCGCCATCGGCCGTTATCAAAGCCCCGGCTGGCAAGCTAGTGAGCATCTCCCGCAAGTGGACACGTTCGCTACTGTCACCAGGTCCGACCCGCCAGTCCCACGGCAATCCCGTACCGATGTGCCACATCGTTGTGAGCCAGAGTTGAGGCGAGTTGACTTTCTTCGCATCTTTGGCCTGCCGTCTCTTGTAGCGACTGTTCTTTACCCGTCGTGCGTGACGAATCGTCGAATAGGCTTGTTCGTGCGAGCGGGTGCGAGGCAATTCAAGGCGACTACCATCGACCGCGAATACGAGGTATCCCGCGGTGAGCCAGCAATCGGTCAGCGTCGCTTGCATCCGTTGTTGCAGCACTGACTGCAACAACGCGGCGAGCGGCTTCGTCCAGCGACGAAGGATTTTTATGAAGGCTTGGTAGGAAGTGGCCAGTTGCTGTTGCTCTTTATCGAGGCAGAGTAGTATCTTACGCACAACGAAAAAACGCTCGGTGAGAGTCTGCTCGTCCGACCAGGCCCATAACAGCGCGGCTGCCATTAGTGACCGAGGAGTCCAACTGCAGTCGTTGCGGAAGCGGATCGTTCGCCAACAGATTCCCGCCAACAACCAACGCAAACATTGCCGAAGGCACACGATATTCAGCCGCACTTGAGTGTCTCGATGTAACATGCCCGATTCCCTTCGGGTAAGTGATGGCCGCCCCTTCCTTGGTTCAACTGAAAGGATGGCCGAAATACGCTGTTACATCGAGACCTCTTTTTTAAGGCAAAGAAAGGGTTAACGGCGTAGAATGGCACTGCTGGTGAAGTTGTGGGGCTCGATGTCTCGACCTCGGCGACCAGCACCAATAACGGTGGAGCCGGCTTCCGCTTTAACAATGGAGCTTCGCTCTACGATACCTCACTGGACGCCGAAAACTTCCACATCGTTGCCTGGCAGGTCGATCCCGGCCAGACGTACGCCGATGCAACGCTGTACGTCGATGGCACTCTGCCCGAGAACATCTTTAGCGGTAGCAGCAACTCCCCCACTGGCACCGCAAGCTTCACGGGGTCGAACCTGGAACTAATCCTCGGTACCGGGCGTTCCGGCGGCGGTGGCCTACTTACGACCGACATGTATAGCGGGCAACTCGCCGAGCTGCTCGTGTTTAACGAACAGCTTGACATCGGCCAAATGAATCTGGTCGCCAATTATCTGAGTTCCGAATATAACCTGCCGTTCGCGTATCAGACGAATTTCGACATCTTTTCGGTCGATGGCTTGGCCTGGGTCGGCTCTACCGGATCGTTTGATAGCCATTGGAACTCTGGCGATGGCAATCGCGGACTGGCTGCGAACAATACGAATCCCTTCGCATCGGGCGATGCGAACTTGTACTTGGCAAACGATGGCTCCGCCCTCTTCGACGCAACCACCGACGCTTCGTTGGGTAACCGCATTAACTCCCTGCGAGTTGGTACCGCTGGTAGTGGACTGCTGGTGGCCGACACCGAAGGTTCGGGCGAGCTAATCGTGAATGACAATGTCAGTTTAATCATCGGTAGCGGCGCTGCACCAAGCACCAACGCAAGCACTGGAGATCTGACGATCGGCGAGGACGGTTTTGGTGGAACGGTTACTTGGAACAGCACCGGAACCCTGAAAGTCGAAGGCAAATTCCGGATCGGCCAAGGCGGCACTGGTCTGCTGGTTCAGAACAGTGGTGTTGTCACAGCCGGTGACGTAGCAGGCAGCCTGAAGTTTGTCGCCATCGGCAATGGAGTAAACAGCTCAGGTACCTATCAACTCAACGAAGGTGAATTCCTCCCTGGCGGCGGCCCTAGCGGCTCACAACTTCGGCACCTACGAGTCGGATACAATGGCGCAACCGGCCTGCTCGAAGTAGGCGATGGCATCGGCAGCAACAACTCTGCAGTGGTCGCTACGACCGACGACCTTTACATCGGCTACGACGGGGGTAATGGTACTCTTCGCCTACATTCCGACGCTTACGTACAACTTCAGGGCAACGAAGCCCCCGTTCTCATCGGAATTAACGCGAATAGCGTCGGGCACCTGATCCAGGAAGGCGGCTTGTTTGAAAGCGATGGACTGTTTGTCGTGGGGCAAGGGATCGATGCGGTCGGAATCGTGGAAGTTACCGCTGGGCAAATGATTGCCGCGGGTGATGGAACTGCGACCCTCTCCATCGGCAGCAACGGCGGCCATGGCACTTTCCGAGTCTCCGGTAGTGGTCAAGTTACGAGCAACGACACCATGATTCTGGCCAATGGTTCGGCTGGCACCGTTGGGCGTTTGGAGATGATCGGCTCCAGCGCTTCGATCATCACCGCTCGGCTTGAGAACGTTGCCCAAGGTGGCTCCGAAATCATGCGATGGGAAGCCGACACTAACGGTATTACTTCCCTGGTGGTAACCGGCACCACTTCCAGCAGCGACGTGCAACTTCAAGCCCTGAGTGAACTCTCCGGCAACACCGGCACCAACGGCCCAGGCACCCTGCATGGCGATGGCACCGCGCTCGAGCTCGATCTCTCGGCAATAACCGCTACGCAGCAGCTTATGCTAATCGACAACCAAACCACCGAGGCGATTGTTGGTTACTTTGAGAATGGCGAGACGGGTGAGCTATACGAAGAAGGAGAGCAACTTCAGAACACTGGATTCGTGGGGAGCGTTACCATCTCTTACCTCGGTGGCGACGGCAACGATGTGGTGTTGAGCTTGCTGGCAGGCGTGGCTGGCGACTACAACAACGATGGCATCGTGAACCTGGCCGACTACACCGTTTGGCGCGACCATTTCGGCGACTCGCCCGACTCGATCCCCAACCGGAGCATCGAGCTGTGGGACACGCCGATCGGCATGGCCGACTACCAGACCTGGAAGGCGAACTTTGGACAGACGCTGACCGCATCTTCCAACGCCTCCAACGTGCCCGAACCCTCGGGCGGTTGGTTGCTCGGTTTGACGATGGCAGTGCTCGGTTTGCGCAACTGCGGAAAGTGCAGCCGCTAACAACAGCAGTTGAACAACGCCTGACAGCTAGCTAACGTCGCTCCACGCGAGACCAAATCGCGCGAGGTACTTTCGCAACCGATCCGCGTCGTTCGGCTTCGCTTTCATTGCCCGCGATACCGCGAAAAGCTTCCGACCAGCGTCCGACTGCGATTTCGACTCCCTGCATACCCGAACCACTTCGGCCAGTCCTGCCCGATCGAATCGATCAAGCTTCTCCAAATCGATTAATCCTTCGAGCACCGCTTGGTCCACGAACTTCTCACGGGGCGCGCCCCATGAGTGACGCAGCCGTTCGATTTCTTCCTCCACTAGCTCCACCGTGATTCGCCCTCCGGCCGCCAAAGTTGCCATGCGAGTAACGGCCGCATTCAGATCGCGAAAATTCGCCCGCCAGGCCGCTTCGCCCGACTGAGCAAACGCCAGGAACTTCTCGCGGGCTTCTTTATTCATGCGGACGATCGAGCCAGTCGAGGCGGCGAACTGCTGTAGTTCGTAGTCGAGATTCGGTGGAATGTCTTCTCGGCGGTCAGCCAGCCCAGGCAGGACGAACGTCCACAAGTTGATGCGGGCGAGCAAGTCCTCGCGGAACCTTCCCTCAGCGACGTCTGCCAGCAGATCGCGATTCGTGCCAGCAATCAGCTGAAAGTCGCTTTGCTGCTCCTTGTCCGCTCCTACGGGAAAGAATCGTTTCTCTTCGATCGCCCGCAAGAGCATCGCTTGTTCGTCGAGCCCCAGTTCGCCGATTTCGTCCAAGAACAACATGCCGCTGCTCGCTAATCGCAACAATCCCTCGCGCGAGTTCGTCGCTCCAGTGAAGGCTCCCTTTG containing:
- a CDS encoding IS630 family transposase; amino-acid sequence: MPKLNDEFCERMEDVLEQYEKPLDPNEPVVCLDEQPYQRVDDARPPEPAAPGKIAKQDYEYRRCGTCSVFVAVEPKAGKRFVQAKRHRKRADFARFVRDLLKRYPDAERVHLVMDNLNTHNEKSLIETFGEEAARPMLERIVWHFTPKHASWLNMAEIEISAIQRQCLGRRLASLDKVQSELSHCSRDRNRKKIKINWTFHRKDAKRVFPELYRK
- a CDS encoding helix-turn-helix domain-containing protein is translated as MKKHIVCLDHQARGGLEQLARSGARAAQVVRRCQILLKSDSGCTDEEIAEHVGCTTRNVRAVRKRFCEEGVQRAVYDAPRSGRPPEFTKRQQQQVIALACSEPPEGRARWTLELLCEHAVKEGFVDSLSVTEVSLWLKEHDLKPWRKKLGACPS
- a CDS encoding sulfatase-like hydrolase/transferase, which gives rise to MLSLVQSGIASQPNVIVINIDDMGAGDFSAYGSQFSSTPNIDQLASQGTRFTQFYAGAPICSPSRAALFTGQYAARSGINSFLDSSTSNLNRDNVNHLSLEAPSMAATFQDAGYATGHFGKWHLGGGRDVGYETNPSASTNVAAPRIVEYGYDQAWTQFEGLANRIVNVVDYGGDAAGVSTRPSAYFNGLNQMSDNLGTGGGIDEIVYLEREFNANFMVDRAIDFLGTSKQANPDQSVFMNVWFDEVHTPHDPPPALKAKYDSLYPNLPEESRNYLAVLEATDTQVGRLIDYIDQQGLGEETLILVTADNGATATNVNNIGSAVPSLRGSKGDLFEGGFREPLIARWTGNVAANRVDSETVMWQTDLFPTLTSLTGVSQPAGVTFDGEDMSTALLGVASQTRTTPLFWNMNRANENRHVNPDPNGAGANGQEVLAIRSGDWKLLINARGTSPELYNLATDAGETTNLATQQAGMTEQLASQALAIRYSTPSRTLPDAVNAVVQLKAEDLASLGNGASIGSWSDSSTGDSFNGSVSQPTVNAQPTLVRLS
- the rtcR gene encoding RNA repair transcriptional activator RtcR, giving the protein MKRIVFGLLGARLDAGREDSRWLRWRPTVAICQHEDYLIDRFELLYEPNYRTMAQLVTDDIGSVSPETKVNLHELEFRDPWDLEEVYGKLHGFFGAYPFQPDEEEYVLNITTGSHVQQICLFLLAESRHVPGTLLQASPPKRKAVGAGSIRFIDLDLSRYDQLAARFALEKQQGVSFLKSGIDTKNASFNALIERIEKVAIHSQSPLLITGPTGAGKSQLARRIYDLKKQRRQLHGPFVEVNCATLRGDQSMSTLFGHAKGAFTGATNSREGLLRLASSGMLFLDEIGELGLDEQAMLLRAIEEKRFFPVGADKEQQSDFQLIAGTNRDLLADVAEGRFREDLLARINLWTFVLPGLADRREDIPPNLDYELQQFAASTGSIVRMNKEAREKFLAFAQSGEAAWRANFRDLNAAVTRMATLAAGGRITVELVEEEIERLRHSWGAPREKFVDQAVLEGLIDLEKLDRFDRAGLAEVVRVCRESKSQSDAGRKLFAVSRAMKAKPNDADRLRKYLARFGLAWSDVS
- a CDS encoding IS4 family transposase, with protein sequence MAAALLWAWSDEQTLTERFFVVRKILLCLDKEQQQLATSYQAFIKILRRWTKPLAALLQSVLQQRMQATLTDCWLTAGYLVFAVDGSRLELPRTRSHEQAYSTIRHARRVKNSRYKRRQAKDAKKVNSPQLWLTTMWHIGTGLPWDWRVGPGDSSERVHLREMLTSLPAGALITADGGFMGYEGLQAIIKSGRHVLLRVGANVRLLKQLGYVREWTGTVYLWPDRESKRGNEPLVLRLVVATDGKQPVYLVTNILSRRELSDKQVIALYARRWGIELFYRHLKQTFHRRKLLSREAENAKLEITWSLFGLWAMSLFALVEAMKQGITPAKLSFAKLLLAFRRTMRDYLHPTEKNERLCERLRQAIIDSYKRANKTSRNYPRKKQAKPPGVPQLLTATKTQALRAKQIKPVLRKGLTA
- a CDS encoding PEP-CTERM sorting domain-containing protein (PEP-CTERM proteins occur, often in large numbers, in the proteomes of bacteria that also encode an exosortase, a predicted intramembrane cysteine proteinase. The presence of a PEP-CTERM domain at a protein's C-terminus predicts cleavage within the sorting domain, followed by covalent anchoring to some some component of the (usually Gram-negative) cell surface. Many PEP-CTERM proteins exhibit an unusual sequence composition that includes large numbers of potential glycosylation sites. Expression of one such protein has been shown restore the ability of a bacterium to form floc, a type of biofilm.) codes for the protein MSTRPSVAATSGHAAPIYFVNDIGLIKQFSGIDTGAHPVTAGSFAIGAGVLVATVPAYGEYQGFTYAPTGEVIAVNPGGDIVEWTNVNAWLANSTPTTLAADVFADKGNGNGPAGGNNAGAGTIHGLSYDGNTGGYYVTLEGDTAYGGDGDIREYASLDDLLTNTGTTTASSYGGNLLNFYYGDEDAPGSAAAPNDIAGANYFQIGGNGTLEGHQTLADYIASPGSRTYDLQPFGAGLRGGFAVPEPSTAVLSVIAVGGLLFLRRYSTNG